One region of Chitinophaga varians genomic DNA includes:
- a CDS encoding shikimate kinase: protein MKIFLLGFMGAGKSYWGKQLADHWAVPYYDLDEVIVEAEEMAISDIFATKGEDYFRERESMLLRELSRQENFLISCGGGTPCFQDNMDFMNEKGTTVWINPPLETMVERLTRKKHKRPLIQDLDDQDLADFVEKKLAERRPFYEQSRHIISSDNITLDTFTKNIEHA, encoded by the coding sequence ATGAAAATATTCTTGCTCGGCTTCATGGGAGCCGGAAAATCCTATTGGGGAAAGCAGCTCGCAGATCACTGGGCGGTGCCTTACTACGATCTGGACGAGGTGATTGTGGAAGCGGAAGAAATGGCCATCAGCGACATCTTCGCAACGAAAGGAGAGGATTATTTCCGGGAAAGGGAAAGTATGCTGCTCCGGGAGCTCTCACGCCAGGAAAATTTCCTGATCTCCTGCGGCGGCGGCACGCCCTGCTTTCAGGATAATATGGATTTTATGAACGAAAAGGGTACCACCGTCTGGATCAATCCTCCACTGGAGACCATGGTGGAAAGACTGACCCGCAAAAAACATAAACGGCCCCTGATACAGGACCTCGACGATCAGGACCTGGCCGACTTCGTGGAGAAAAAACTGGCCGAACGCAGGCCTTTCTACGAACAATCCAGGCACATCATTTCATCCGATAACATTACATTGGATACCTTTACGAAAAATATCGAACATGCATAA
- a CDS encoding SRPBCC family protein, with protein MRNPSNGHVPPKAGPLYESSNIINVTPEGRIVSIFTGAWLLGSAISKVDKKPGGSLLKLLAAGYLLYRGISGNDLVNGLLGRRKPDKHTASINIRTSLKIDNPKEEVYYFWRQLSNLPVFMKHLKSVEEIDPLHSHWVVKGPGGIGTLEWDAEIVKEIPGEMLGWRSLPGSSIATAGRITFQETINGGTEVDVMISYRPPAGYMGSGLAWLLNPAFENMIDRDIKRFKNYMETGEILS; from the coding sequence ATGAGAAATCCATCAAATGGTCATGTACCACCTAAGGCGGGACCGCTCTACGAAAGTTCAAATATCATCAATGTAACTCCGGAAGGCAGGATTGTATCCATTTTCACAGGTGCGTGGCTGTTGGGCAGTGCTATCAGCAAGGTCGACAAAAAGCCGGGAGGCAGCCTACTGAAGCTGTTGGCCGCCGGCTACCTATTGTACCGTGGCATTTCCGGCAATGATCTGGTCAACGGATTGCTGGGCAGAAGAAAACCCGACAAACACACCGCCTCCATTAATATCCGCACTTCCCTGAAGATAGACAACCCGAAAGAGGAGGTCTATTATTTCTGGCGGCAACTGAGCAATCTGCCGGTATTTATGAAACATCTGAAATCTGTCGAAGAAATAGATCCGCTGCATTCGCACTGGGTAGTGAAAGGACCGGGAGGCATCGGCACACTGGAATGGGACGCTGAAATTGTGAAAGAGATACCCGGTGAAATGCTGGGCTGGCGGTCTTTGCCCGGATCGTCTATTGCCACTGCCGGTCGTATTACATTCCAGGAAACGATCAATGGCGGGACTGAAGTGGATGTGATGATCTCCTATCGGCCGCCGGCCGGCTATATGGGCAGTGGCCTTGCCTGGCTGCTAAATCCTGCGTTTGAAAATATGATCGACCGGGATATCAAACGTTTTAAGAATTATATGGAAACCGGGGAAATCCTTTCATAA
- a CDS encoding DUF885 domain-containing protein, whose protein sequence is MRKILLCASAAAAMIACNNGNSTQGGGQADSVLNKAFQAYQERFIGQLWKENPDWATSVGYHQYDSVLIVPDSAAAQAALAFAQQQLDSLKTYDLSKLSDANQTDYHLIENYLKSSQWGIKELKNNEWDPSSFNVSNTFAFILNENYAPLESRLRSFSARLGNVPAYYEAAKKQIKNPVPELTELGADQNNGGVSIFEKDFADSLQKTSISPEEKKTMIARAQTAVKAIKDYAAWLKALKPEHPRSFRLGEPLYDQKFNYNIQSSFTASQIYDSAVARKTYVHGEMAKISRELWPKYFGSQPVPTDPLELIRRVIDTLSVKHAKPEEFQATIEKQLPELIAFIKEKDLLYIDPSKPLVVRKEPAYMAGVAGASISAPGPYDKGGNTYYNVGSLEGWPKEKAESYLREYNHYILQILDIHEAIPGHYTQLVYSNQSPSLIKSLMGNGAMIEGWAVYTEQMMLENGYGNNEPEMWLMWYKWNLRAVCNTILDYSVHVKNMSREDAISLLTKEAFQQQAEAEGKWRRVSVTSVQLTSYYTGYKEIIDLREAYKKKMGKDYSLKAFNEKFLSYGSAPVKYIRQLMLK, encoded by the coding sequence ATGAGAAAGATACTCCTTTGCGCCTCGGCGGCTGCGGCCATGATTGCCTGTAACAATGGCAACAGCACCCAGGGCGGTGGTCAGGCTGACAGTGTGCTCAACAAAGCATTTCAGGCCTACCAGGAACGTTTTATCGGCCAACTTTGGAAAGAAAACCCTGATTGGGCCACCAGCGTAGGCTACCATCAATACGACTCCGTACTGATCGTACCCGACAGCGCTGCCGCGCAAGCCGCGCTTGCATTTGCCCAACAGCAACTGGATTCCCTCAAAACGTATGACTTAAGTAAGCTCTCCGATGCCAACCAGACAGATTACCACCTGATAGAAAACTATCTGAAGTCATCCCAGTGGGGCATTAAAGAACTGAAAAACAACGAATGGGACCCATCTTCCTTTAATGTCAGCAATACATTTGCATTCATTCTTAACGAAAACTACGCACCGCTGGAATCCAGGCTGCGCAGCTTCTCCGCCAGACTGGGCAATGTGCCGGCCTATTACGAAGCAGCCAAAAAACAAATCAAAAACCCGGTACCGGAACTCACTGAACTGGGAGCGGACCAGAACAATGGCGGCGTGTCCATTTTCGAAAAGGACTTCGCCGACTCGCTGCAAAAGACCAGCATCAGCCCTGAGGAAAAGAAAACAATGATTGCCCGCGCGCAGACAGCCGTGAAAGCCATCAAAGATTACGCAGCATGGCTAAAAGCACTGAAGCCTGAGCATCCGCGCAGCTTCCGCCTGGGCGAACCTTTATACGATCAGAAATTCAACTACAATATCCAGTCGTCCTTCACCGCCTCGCAGATCTATGATTCTGCCGTAGCGCGCAAGACATATGTGCATGGAGAAATGGCTAAAATCAGCCGTGAGCTGTGGCCTAAATATTTCGGCAGCCAGCCTGTACCAACTGATCCACTGGAGCTGATCCGCCGCGTGATCGACACCCTTTCTGTGAAACATGCGAAACCGGAAGAATTCCAGGCCACCATCGAAAAACAACTGCCGGAGCTGATTGCCTTCATCAAAGAAAAAGACCTGCTGTACATCGATCCTTCCAAACCACTGGTAGTACGTAAAGAGCCTGCCTATATGGCCGGCGTGGCCGGCGCTTCCATCAGCGCTCCCGGCCCGTACGACAAAGGCGGCAACACCTACTACAATGTAGGCAGCCTCGAAGGATGGCCTAAAGAAAAAGCAGAAAGCTACCTGCGTGAATACAATCATTATATCCTGCAAATACTGGATATCCATGAAGCCATTCCCGGCCACTATACCCAGCTGGTATATTCCAACCAGTCACCCAGCCTGATCAAATCCCTGATGGGCAACGGCGCCATGATAGAAGGATGGGCCGTGTACACCGAGCAGATGATGCTGGAGAACGGCTATGGCAACAATGAACCTGAAATGTGGCTGATGTGGTACAAATGGAACCTGCGTGCCGTTTGCAATACCATCCTCGATTACAGCGTACATGTAAAAAACATGAGCCGCGAAGATGCGATCAGCCTGCTCACAAAAGAAGCCTTCCAGCAACAGGCCGAAGCAGAAGGAAAATGGAGAAGGGTCAGCGTAACCAGCGTGCAGCTTACCAGCTATTACACCGGCTACAAGGAAATCATTGACCTGCGGGAAGCTTATAAAAAGAAGATGGGCAAAGACTACAGCCTGAAAGCTTTCAATGAGAAGTTCCTGAGCTATGGCAGCGCACCGGTGAAATATATCCGCCAGCTGATGCTGAAATAG
- a CDS encoding AAA family ATPase, with translation MKEVTMWQITDNKQWPALEQQFEWVRVMASVPQDARHHAEGNVAVHTQMVLEQLQQLPAYGELSPQEQEIMWAAALLHDVEKYSTTVHEPDGRITSAGHARKGEMRARQILYRDIPAPFHIREEIAKLVRYHGLPLWAFDKKDPQKAVIMASLEVNTRLLAMLARADALGRICDDQADLLYRLDCFEELCRDNQCWGVPRAFANAAAKMNYLLKEGVSPDYVPYEQPLTQVIMMSGLPGAGKDTYVQQHYKEWPVISLDDIRRALKIAPTDKSGNGTVIQAAKEQAREYLRKGRSFVWNATNITRQMREQLTGLFFTYHAAVTIVYVEVPASRLLQQNSRREHVVPAAAMERLISKLEVPSLTEAHEVIWEVR, from the coding sequence ATGAAGGAGGTAACCATGTGGCAGATTACAGATAATAAACAATGGCCCGCACTGGAACAGCAGTTTGAATGGGTGCGGGTGATGGCTTCCGTACCGCAGGATGCCCGTCACCATGCGGAAGGTAACGTGGCCGTACACACGCAAATGGTACTGGAACAATTACAGCAGCTGCCTGCTTACGGGGAACTATCGCCCCAGGAACAGGAGATCATGTGGGCTGCGGCACTGCTGCATGACGTGGAGAAATATTCCACCACTGTGCATGAGCCGGACGGACGGATCACTTCCGCCGGTCATGCCCGCAAAGGGGAGATGCGTGCCCGGCAGATATTGTACCGTGACATACCTGCGCCCTTCCACATCCGGGAGGAGATAGCCAAACTGGTACGGTATCATGGCCTGCCGCTGTGGGCATTTGATAAAAAAGATCCGCAGAAAGCGGTGATCATGGCGAGTTTGGAAGTGAATACCCGCCTGCTGGCCATGCTGGCCCGCGCCGATGCGCTGGGCCGCATTTGTGATGACCAGGCTGACCTGTTGTACCGGCTGGACTGCTTCGAGGAATTATGCCGTGACAATCAATGCTGGGGCGTGCCCCGGGCTTTTGCCAACGCAGCGGCGAAGATGAACTACCTGTTGAAAGAAGGCGTGTCTCCGGACTATGTGCCTTATGAACAGCCGCTAACTCAGGTTATCATGATGAGCGGTCTGCCCGGCGCAGGTAAAGACACCTATGTGCAACAGCATTATAAAGAATGGCCGGTCATCTCCCTGGATGATATCAGAAGGGCCCTGAAAATAGCGCCCACCGATAAAAGCGGCAATGGCACCGTGATACAGGCCGCCAAGGAACAGGCGCGGGAATACCTGCGTAAAGGACGTTCCTTTGTTTGGAATGCTACCAACATCACCCGCCAGATGCGGGAACAGCTCACTGGTCTGTTCTTTACTTATCATGCGGCTGTGACCATTGTATATGTGGAGGTGCCGGCATCCCGGCTGCTGCAACAAAACAGCAGGCGCGAACATGTGGTGCCGGCAGCCGCGATGGAGCGGCTGATCAGCAAACTGGAAGTCCCCTCGCTCACAGAAGCGCATGAAGTGATCTGGGAGGTCCGCTAA
- a CDS encoding RNA polymerase sigma-70 factor has product MQETPFSLEQFELLFKEHFKPLALLAYSVVKDKDVARDIVQEFFVQFWETQHTIPLRGPFEIYAARTVKNRSLNHIARQEVQDKHQPLFATMPPEDQDAGDGEREQFFQRLSQAIDCMPEQRRRVFLMSAADNKKYAEIARELNISINTVKFHIKAAYVFLRNEAFFPLWISVFIFLKKIFL; this is encoded by the coding sequence ATGCAGGAGACTCCTTTTTCGTTGGAGCAATTTGAATTGTTGTTTAAGGAACATTTCAAACCATTAGCCCTGCTGGCATATAGTGTGGTAAAAGATAAAGATGTTGCCAGGGACATAGTGCAGGAATTCTTTGTGCAGTTTTGGGAAACGCAACATACCATACCGTTAAGGGGACCTTTTGAAATCTATGCCGCCCGCACGGTAAAGAACAGAAGCCTTAATCATATTGCCCGGCAGGAAGTACAGGACAAACACCAGCCGCTTTTTGCCACCATGCCGCCGGAAGATCAGGATGCCGGCGATGGGGAAAGGGAGCAGTTTTTCCAGCGGCTATCGCAGGCGATCGACTGTATGCCGGAGCAGCGCCGTCGTGTTTTCCTCATGAGCGCCGCAGATAATAAAAAATATGCGGAGATAGCCCGTGAACTGAATATCTCCATTAACACGGTCAAATTTCATATTAAGGCAGCTTATGTTTTTTTGCGGAATGAAGCTTTCTTTCCGTTATGGATCAGTGTTTTCATTTTTTTGAAAAAAATCTTCCTGTAG
- a CDS encoding 4'-phosphopantetheinyl transferase family protein produces MPLIRTIQIDPETRLGVWSIEEPENFFRERVNISPGIHHPHKRLQHLAGRYLLVTLFPEFPLEKITVSDSRKPLLLCDSFHFSISHCGDHVAAIVSAKSAVGIDIEEVKDKIERVSHKFLSPGERDFIDPRHSLPHKTICWSAKEAMFKWYGLGSVDFKENLVLQPFVYQSTGFITANFVKPDSNTRLYLQYIMENGLCLAWTHPV; encoded by the coding sequence ATGCCATTAATACGTACCATACAAATTGATCCGGAAACCAGGTTGGGCGTGTGGAGCATAGAAGAGCCGGAAAATTTCTTCCGGGAACGGGTAAATATCAGTCCCGGCATCCATCATCCACACAAGCGGTTGCAGCATTTGGCCGGGAGATACCTGCTGGTGACCCTCTTCCCGGAATTTCCGCTGGAGAAGATAACCGTCAGCGATTCCCGTAAACCCCTGTTACTGTGCGACAGCTTCCATTTTTCCATTTCCCACTGTGGTGACCATGTGGCCGCCATCGTGAGCGCCAAAAGCGCCGTAGGAATAGATATCGAAGAGGTAAAAGACAAAATAGAAAGGGTGTCCCATAAATTCCTCTCACCCGGTGAGCGGGACTTTATCGATCCCCGGCACTCCCTGCCGCATAAGACGATCTGCTGGAGCGCCAAAGAGGCCATGTTTAAATGGTATGGACTGGGCAGCGTTGATTTTAAGGAAAATCTCGTGTTACAACCCTTTGTATATCAGTCAACGGGTTTTATCACCGCTAATTTTGTGAAGCCGGATTCAAATACCCGGTTATATTTGCAATATATAATGGAAAACGGTTTGTGCCTGGCATGGACCCATCCGGTGTGA
- a CDS encoding DUF4272 domain-containing protein has protein sequence MENCTLYTHEVDMGKVLTRMRAHFDASALKVNGQEDNWVSITVVSKKRRLRKGNTITITYRQRSVPGYTLEHSDEPIIVNLHGMHAFVQQIDADNQELKQRLLAKIPTINTEVAIKAEPSFNGDLRSAVMDLAYELDAFFFSEGNVIFNTDVQGFWDKTGALLLDVNGHSTATNLNVNIEAKYFDSQTPPSAEALERKARSLQQLQAMGVRSSAMLPAIVDESAVTLRSREEIAGRVAVLTAINGVAFGHLAGKDVISYLQRNQLWEHTSPAERKFLENPTEEEKTKATWKCESIWVLLWALELVPELGYMTDLCNLDMVPEEVFPFRGLSGDVAFFFEKATKLRSATAILDANDLYYRAHWSCVDARLKSEEAPVHPGVVYERHYALNWLINYRNQPWDEVTCDT, from the coding sequence ATGGAAAATTGTACCCTCTACACGCATGAGGTAGATATGGGAAAGGTGTTGACGCGCATGCGTGCGCATTTCGATGCATCGGCCCTGAAAGTAAACGGACAGGAAGACAACTGGGTGAGTATTACCGTAGTTTCAAAAAAGAGACGTTTAAGAAAAGGCAATACCATTACAATCACTTACCGGCAACGGTCAGTGCCGGGCTACACCCTGGAACACAGTGATGAGCCCATCATCGTTAATTTGCACGGCATGCACGCATTTGTGCAACAAATTGATGCCGATAATCAGGAGCTGAAACAACGGCTGCTGGCAAAAATCCCTACCATCAATACAGAAGTAGCCATCAAGGCTGAACCTTCGTTCAACGGAGATCTCCGCTCCGCCGTGATGGACCTGGCCTATGAGCTGGATGCTTTCTTTTTCTCCGAAGGCAATGTGATCTTCAATACCGATGTACAGGGCTTCTGGGATAAAACAGGCGCCTTGCTGCTGGACGTGAACGGTCATTCCACCGCTACCAATCTCAACGTCAATATCGAAGCAAAATATTTCGACAGCCAAACGCCTCCCTCCGCGGAAGCACTGGAAAGAAAAGCCCGTAGCCTGCAACAGCTGCAAGCCATGGGTGTCCGCTCCAGCGCCATGCTGCCGGCCATCGTCGATGAAAGTGCTGTCACGCTGCGCTCCCGCGAAGAAATAGCCGGAAGGGTAGCCGTCCTTACTGCTATCAACGGCGTGGCCTTCGGCCATCTTGCCGGAAAAGACGTGATCAGCTACCTGCAAAGAAACCAGCTGTGGGAACATACTTCACCGGCAGAAAGAAAATTCCTGGAAAATCCTACGGAAGAAGAAAAAACAAAGGCTACCTGGAAATGCGAAAGCATCTGGGTACTCCTGTGGGCGCTCGAACTGGTGCCGGAACTGGGATATATGACAGACCTCTGTAACCTGGACATGGTGCCGGAAGAAGTATTTCCCTTCCGCGGCCTCTCCGGCGACGTGGCTTTCTTCTTTGAAAAAGCAACAAAATTACGCTCGGCAACGGCCATCCTGGATGCCAACGATCTCTATTACCGCGCACACTGGTCCTGCGTGGATGCCCGCCTGAAAAGCGAAGAAGCACCGGTACATCCGGGCGTGGTGTATGAAAGGCACTATGCGCTCAATTGGCTGATCAACTACCGCAACCAGCCATGGGACGAGGTGACGTGTGACACCTGA
- a CDS encoding DUF1080 domain-containing protein codes for MKKLLTTLLLLSGLHSYAQKEIAPNKWLKLFNGKDLKDWDLKITGYDLNDNFGNTFRVKDGYLTVSYDKYDEFKERYGHIFYKKNFSAYLVVVEYRFTGDQVKGGPGWAFRNSGIMLHGQPAATMTKDQDFPISLENQLLGGNGKDPRSTANLCTPGTNVVMNGKLITDHCISSTSKTYHGDRWVHVEALVLRDSVIKHIVEGDTVIVYNKPQIGGGNVSHADPAVKQDGKLLTEGSISLQSESHPVQFRKVELFDLSPYINDPVKLNKIIHLLQQRNKSGK; via the coding sequence ATGAAAAAGCTACTGACCACGTTATTGCTGCTCTCCGGCCTCCACAGTTATGCCCAGAAGGAAATAGCCCCCAATAAATGGCTGAAACTCTTTAACGGCAAGGATTTGAAAGACTGGGACCTCAAAATAACCGGTTATGATCTTAATGATAACTTTGGCAATACCTTCCGGGTGAAAGATGGCTATCTCACTGTCAGCTATGATAAATACGATGAATTTAAAGAAAGGTACGGGCATATCTTCTATAAAAAGAATTTCTCTGCCTACCTGGTGGTGGTAGAATACCGTTTCACCGGTGATCAGGTGAAAGGCGGTCCCGGATGGGCTTTTCGTAACAGCGGTATCATGCTGCACGGGCAACCGGCAGCTACTATGACAAAAGACCAGGACTTCCCCATCTCCCTGGAAAACCAGCTGCTGGGCGGTAATGGCAAAGACCCCAGAAGCACGGCCAACCTCTGTACGCCCGGTACCAATGTGGTCATGAACGGTAAACTGATCACAGACCACTGCATCAGTTCAACATCCAAAACCTATCATGGCGACCGGTGGGTGCATGTGGAAGCACTGGTACTGCGCGATTCCGTGATCAAACATATTGTGGAAGGTGATACCGTGATCGTCTATAATAAACCGCAAATCGGTGGCGGCAACGTATCGCACGCCGATCCCGCTGTGAAACAGGACGGTAAACTGCTCACAGAAGGATCTATTTCCCTGCAAAGTGAAAGTCACCCGGTACAGTTCCGTAAAGTTGAACTCTTTGATTTATCTCCTTACATCAATGATCCGGTGAAACTCAATAAAATTATCCACCTGTTGCAACAACGGAACAAAAGCGGTAAATAA
- a CDS encoding RNA ligase family protein has protein sequence MAISQKYGRTYHYPFSPGTTSDDRIQHDYWDWLVNIPQLIHTEKLDGENNCLSRHGVFARSHVAPTTSPWTESIRRYWQSIKNDLGDLEIFLENLYAVHSIEYKNLDHHFYVFGVREHDRWLSWEETCFYAAMLDLPVVPVAGVITPPAVRQDFERDTLALTGGRGAFDPHDAFTGEPTVMEGIVSRNAAGYPVSEFSHNVFKYVRKGHVKTDQHWTRHWRRARLNYEGGNHVADYR, from the coding sequence ATGGCGATTTCCCAAAAATATGGCCGTACTTATCATTATCCGTTCTCACCGGGAACTACCAGCGATGACCGTATCCAGCATGACTACTGGGACTGGCTGGTAAACATACCGCAGCTGATACACACGGAGAAACTGGACGGGGAGAACAACTGCCTTTCCCGTCACGGCGTGTTTGCGCGCTCACATGTGGCGCCTACTACGTCCCCGTGGACCGAAAGCATCCGCCGCTACTGGCAAAGCATTAAAAATGACCTGGGCGACCTGGAAATTTTTCTGGAGAACCTGTACGCTGTACATTCTATTGAATATAAAAACCTCGACCATCACTTCTATGTGTTTGGTGTCCGGGAACATGACCGCTGGCTGAGCTGGGAGGAGACCTGTTTTTATGCCGCCATGCTGGATTTACCGGTGGTGCCGGTGGCAGGCGTTATAACGCCGCCGGCTGTACGGCAGGATTTCGAGCGCGATACGCTGGCACTGACTGGCGGCCGTGGCGCCTTTGACCCGCATGATGCCTTTACCGGAGAACCTACCGTGATGGAAGGTATCGTGTCCCGTAATGCTGCCGGTTATCCGGTCAGCGAATTTTCACATAACGTGTTTAAGTATGTCCGTAAAGGGCATGTGAAAACCGATCAGCACTGGACCCGACATTGGCGCCGGGCCAGGCTTAACTATGAAGGAGGTAACCATGTGGCAGATTACAGATAA
- a CDS encoding FecR family protein, which yields MTENQPSPEWEKLAAKLEASRQEGPLSPEEEAYFDIRDTAEGWQEIASLDTAAAWQEVAAKIEHTHRKRCAVNWFRVAAAAVVTGLIAGGAVFLLKPPRHQPSTRTVAQAAGSHQVQLITGSGATVVLDTATQFREADGTRVAAGKNSVSYQAAQTTDAPVFHTLVVPRGHTYKAVLADGTRVWLNAGSRLRFPVAFSGNAREVELQGEACFETTPLASKPFLVKVGDVKVTVLGTEFNINAYTNNTFITLVSGKVKVDAGALAKELSPGQQAVYGQGNMTVAHVNAEQFTAWKEGLLIFDNESLGNIMTRLGREYDYTIRFDNAAMQQQRLGANLEKSPSVMEVLILLEQRANVHFMIDQPKRTITVKQHK from the coding sequence ATGACAGAAAATCAACCATCCCCTGAGTGGGAGAAGCTTGCAGCCAAACTGGAAGCATCCCGGCAGGAAGGACCACTTTCACCGGAAGAAGAAGCCTATTTCGACATCCGGGATACGGCAGAAGGCTGGCAGGAAATAGCCTCACTGGACACCGCTGCAGCATGGCAGGAAGTGGCTGCGAAGATAGAACATACACACAGAAAAAGATGTGCCGTTAATTGGTTCCGGGTGGCCGCCGCCGCGGTAGTCACCGGCCTGATTGCAGGAGGTGCGGTATTCCTGTTGAAACCACCGCGTCACCAACCCTCCACCCGCACGGTGGCCCAGGCTGCGGGGAGTCATCAGGTGCAACTGATCACCGGCAGCGGCGCCACTGTCGTGCTGGACACGGCCACACAATTCAGGGAAGCTGACGGTACCCGCGTTGCCGCCGGTAAAAACAGCGTATCCTATCAGGCTGCTCAAACTACTGATGCGCCTGTGTTTCACACGCTGGTGGTGCCCCGGGGGCATACCTATAAAGCGGTGCTCGCCGACGGCACACGGGTATGGCTCAACGCCGGTTCACGGCTGCGTTTTCCGGTGGCTTTCTCCGGCAATGCCCGCGAAGTGGAACTGCAGGGAGAAGCCTGCTTTGAAACAACGCCCCTGGCCTCGAAACCTTTCCTCGTAAAAGTCGGCGATGTGAAGGTGACGGTACTGGGCACTGAATTTAACATTAACGCCTATACGAATAATACTTTTATCACCCTGGTGTCCGGTAAGGTAAAGGTAGACGCAGGCGCACTCGCTAAAGAGCTGTCTCCCGGCCAGCAGGCGGTTTATGGACAGGGAAACATGACCGTCGCCCATGTGAACGCAGAGCAGTTCACCGCCTGGAAAGAAGGCCTCCTCATATTTGACAACGAAAGCCTGGGAAATATCATGACAAGACTGGGCCGCGAATATGACTATACCATCCGCTTCGACAATGCGGCGATGCAACAACAACGGCTTGGCGCCAACCTGGAAAAATCGCCCTCCGTGATGGAAGTGCTGATTTTGCTGGAACAAAGGGCGAACGTTCATTTTATGATAGATCAACCCAAACGTACCATCACCGTAAAACAGCACAAATAA
- a CDS encoding DUF423 domain-containing protein, whose protein sequence is MHKGFLVWAAAFGALAVILGAFGAHKLKELVPPETVSTFQTGVTYQFYHVFALLATGILFAHAPGSQLEWAGRCFIIGIFLFSGSLYALTMLKATGNVGLRGIGIITPIGGLVFIAGWISLLLGLLKIKA, encoded by the coding sequence ATGCATAAAGGCTTTTTAGTTTGGGCAGCTGCTTTCGGCGCGCTTGCAGTGATTTTAGGCGCTTTCGGCGCACATAAACTGAAAGAACTGGTGCCCCCGGAAACAGTATCTACATTTCAGACAGGCGTTACTTACCAGTTCTATCATGTGTTTGCACTGCTGGCAACCGGCATCCTCTTTGCTCATGCTCCGGGCAGCCAGCTGGAATGGGCCGGCAGATGTTTCATCATCGGCATCTTCCTGTTCTCCGGCTCCCTCTATGCGTTGACCATGCTCAAAGCCACCGGTAACGTAGGCCTGAGAGGAATCGGCATTATCACCCCCATCGGAGGCCTGGTGTTCATCGCCGGATGGATATCACTGCTGCTGGGACTACTGAAAATTAAAGCGTAA
- the dcd gene encoding dCTP deaminase, translated as MILSDKRILEEIEKGTIVISPYDRKYLGTNSYDVHLGKYLATYKDRILDARKHNEIEHFEIPEEGYVLQPGTLYLGVTLEYTETHAHVPFLEGKSSTGRLGIDIHATAGKGDVGFCNTWTLEISCAQPVRVYAGMPIGQLIYFVVEGEVETMYNKKGNAKYNGRTIRPVESMMWRNDF; from the coding sequence ATGATCCTGTCAGACAAACGGATATTGGAAGAAATTGAAAAAGGCACCATCGTTATTTCGCCTTATGACCGGAAATATCTGGGTACCAATTCCTATGATGTACATTTGGGCAAATACCTGGCTACGTACAAAGACCGTATCCTCGATGCCCGCAAACACAATGAAATAGAACATTTCGAAATTCCTGAGGAAGGCTATGTGCTGCAGCCCGGCACCCTCTATCTCGGCGTAACACTGGAGTACACCGAAACCCACGCCCATGTGCCTTTCCTGGAAGGGAAATCCAGCACCGGCCGCCTGGGTATAGATATCCATGCTACCGCCGGCAAAGGCGACGTAGGCTTCTGCAATACCTGGACACTGGAAATATCCTGCGCGCAGCCGGTAAGGGTTTATGCCGGCATGCCGATCGGCCAGCTGATCTACTTTGTGGTGGAAGGAGAAGTGGAAACCATGTACAACAAAAAAGGCAACGCCAAATACAACGGCCGCACCATCAGGCCGGTGGAAAGCATGATGTGGCGGAATGACTTCTAG